The Canis lupus dingo isolate Sandy chromosome 4, ASM325472v2, whole genome shotgun sequence genome contains a region encoding:
- the SMIM3 gene encoding small integral membrane protein 3 — protein MDAVSQVPMEAALPKHILDIWVIVLIILATIVIMTSLLLCPATAVIIYRMRTHPVLNGAV, from the coding sequence ATGGATGCCGTCAGCCAGGTCCCCATGGAAGCCGCACTCCCCAAGCACATCCTGGATATCTGGGTCATTGTCCTCATCATCCTGGCCACCATTGTCATCATGACCTCCTTGTTGCTGTGCCCAGCCACCGCGGTCATTATCTATCGCATGCGGACTCATCCTGTCCTCAACGGGGCTGTCTGA